The Euphorbia lathyris chromosome 2, ddEupLath1.1, whole genome shotgun sequence genome includes a window with the following:
- the LOC136217931 gene encoding aspartyl protease APCB1 gives MESDQSPRIKGVVIISLPPEDNPSLGKTITAFTLSDDHYFEEPAQTDQEFQIPVQTPPPQNPQIQYSSLGFFVHTPRKLLGLICISLFALVLYKSAFSSTLRQELKDSDNDEKLQSFVFPLYHKLRIRPISHNDLQFNKLLKFVNKESLVAHVNDAIFPRSNNKLTSVNAAATDSSAIFPVRGNVYPDGLYFTYMLVGDPPRPFYLDIDTASDLTWIQCDAPCTSCAKGANALYKPRKNNILPPKDSLCLELQRNQNAGYCEGGTCQQCDYEIGYADHSSSMGVLARDELNLMMTDGSSTKLNFIFGCAYDQQGLLLNTLAKTDGILGLSKAKVSLPSQLASRGIIKNVVGHCLANDVDGDGYMFLGDDFVPPWGMAWVPLLDTPSIDSYYTEVMKLKYGSSPLSLGGQDRRVRRILFDSGSSYTYFTKEAYSELVAALKEVSGEGLVQDTSDPTLPFCWKFNSPISSVTDVKQFFKTITLQFGSKWWIISTKFQIPPEGYLIINGKGNVCLGILDGSNVHDGSTIILGDISLRGQLVVYDNVNKKIGWMASDCNKHNTLPFFEG, from the exons ATGGAGTCTGATCAATCGCCCAGGATTAAAGGAGTTGTCATTATTTCACTTCCTCCAGAGGATAATCCTTCTTTGGGAAAAACAATTACTGCTTTCACTCTCTCTGATGATCACTATTTTGAGGAACCCGCCCAAACCGATCAGGAATTTCAAATTCCAGTTCAAACCCCTCCGCCGCAAAATCCCCAAATCCAATACTCGTCATTAGGGTTCTTTGTTCACACTCCGAGAAAGCTCTTGGGTTTAATCTGTATCTCTCTTTTTGCTCTTGTTCTTTATAAAAGTGCGTTTTCTAGTACGCTTCGTCAGGAGTTGAAGGATTCTGATAATGATGAAAAGCTTCAAAGTTTTGTCTTTCCCCTCTATCACAAATTGCGTATTCGTCCGATTTCGCATAATGATCTTCAGTTTAATAAGCTGCTCAAGTTTGTAAATAAGGAGAGTTTAGTAGCACACGTCAATGATGCTATTTTTCCTCGTAGCAATAATAAGTTGACTTCTGTAAATGCTGCTGCTACGGATTCATCTGCCATTTTTCCTGTCCGGGGCAATGTTTATCCAGATGG ATTGTATTTCACATACATGCTTGTTGGGGATCCTCCAAGACCTTTCTATCTTGATATTGATACTGCAAGTGATTTAACATGGATTCAATGTGATGCTCCTTGCACAAGTTGTGCCAAG GGAGCAAATGCTTTGTATAAGCCAAGAAAAAACAATATTCTACCACCAAAGGATTCATTATGTTTGGAActccaaagaaatcaaaatgcAGGATACTGTGAAGGTGGAACATGTCAACAATGTGATTATGAGATTGGGTATGCAGATCATAGCTCTTCCATGGGGGTTCTTGCAAGAGATGAACTTAACCTAATGATGACAGATGGCTCTTctactaaattaaattttatttttgg GTGCGCATACGATCAGCAGGGATTACTCTTAAACACCTTAGCAAAGACTGATGGAATACTCGGACTAAGCAAAGCCAAAGTCAGTTTACCTTCTCAATTGGCAAGCCGGGGGATCATTAAAAATGTGGTAGGTCATTGCCTAGCCAATGATGTTGATGGGGACGGATATATGTTCTTAGGCGACGATTTTGTGCCGCCCTGGGGCATGGCGTGGGTTCCCCTGCTTGACACTCCTTCGAT AGACTCTTATTACACAGAAGTTATGAAGTTGAAGTATGGAAGTAGTCCACTCAGTTTAGGTGGGCAGGACAGAAGAGTAAGACGGATTCTGTTCGACAGTGGTAGCTCTTATACGTACTTCACAAAAGAGGCGTACTCTGAATTGGTTGCAGCT CTTAAAGAGGTTTCTGGGGAGGGACTTGTTCAAGACACATCAGATCCAACATTGCCCTTCTGTTGGAAATTCAATTCCCCGATCAG TTCGGTTACGGATGTGAAGCAGTTCTTCAAGACTATAACCCTTCAATTTGGAAGCAAATGGTGGATTATCTCCACAAAGTTCCAGATTCCTCCAGAAGGCTACTTAATCATCAAC GGAAAAGGAAATGTGTGCTTGGGTATTCTTGATGGAAGCAATGTGCATGATGGATCAACAATTATACTTGGAG ATATATCATTGCGGGGGCAATTGGTGGTATATGATAATGTGAACAAGAAAATTGGATGGATGGCATCAGATTGTAACAAGCACAACACCCTGCCATTTTTTGAGGGATAG